One genomic segment of Longimicrobiales bacterium includes these proteins:
- a CDS encoding glycosyltransferase encodes MVDPLLIVHTFYQRPGGEDAVYRAEAALLEAHGHTVERLEFHNDELNSMSRLGAARRAIHNSSAAEVIEQRVRQTRARIVHFHNTFPLLSPSVYAAARRGGARVIQTLHNYRLVCPSALMLRDGAPCDLCVGRAFAWPAVRYACYRDSRAASAVVATMLSAHRSRGTWTSQVDAYIAVSDFLGRQVARGGIPRERILVKGPHLQHDPGCGSHDQEFVLFAGRLSEEKGVRVLLEAWTRLRAPIELRIVGDGPLRDEVEAAAARDTRIRLVGHVPAQDVVQAMQRARLLVAPSVWYEGAPVVFAEAAATGLPIVSTRIGAIPESVEDGVSGVLVPPRDAQALADAVAQLWADTARRVQMQRAARRRFEERMSAGAAYARLAAIYEQVSEGKH; translated from the coding sequence GTGGTTGATCCGCTGCTGATCGTGCACACGTTCTACCAGCGCCCGGGCGGTGAGGACGCGGTGTACAGGGCGGAGGCGGCGCTGCTGGAAGCGCACGGCCACACCGTCGAGCGGCTGGAGTTTCACAACGACGAGCTGAACTCGATGTCGCGCCTGGGCGCGGCACGGCGCGCGATCCACAACAGCAGCGCCGCAGAGGTGATCGAGCAGCGCGTCCGGCAAACGCGCGCGCGCATCGTGCACTTCCACAACACGTTCCCGCTGCTGTCGCCGTCCGTGTACGCAGCGGCACGCCGGGGCGGTGCGCGCGTGATCCAGACGCTGCACAACTACCGGCTCGTGTGCCCGTCCGCACTCATGCTGCGCGACGGCGCGCCCTGTGACCTGTGCGTCGGCCGCGCCTTTGCGTGGCCCGCCGTGCGATACGCGTGTTACCGCGACAGCCGTGCGGCGAGCGCGGTCGTCGCCACGATGCTGAGCGCACACCGGTCGCGCGGCACGTGGACGTCGCAGGTGGACGCCTACATCGCCGTCTCGGACTTCCTGGGCCGGCAGGTCGCGCGCGGCGGGATTCCGCGCGAGCGGATCCTGGTGAAGGGGCCGCACCTCCAGCACGATCCCGGGTGCGGCAGCCACGACCAGGAGTTCGTCCTGTTCGCCGGGCGGCTGTCGGAGGAAAAGGGGGTGCGCGTTCTGCTCGAGGCGTGGACACGGCTCCGCGCGCCCATCGAGCTGCGCATCGTCGGGGATGGCCCGCTGCGGGACGAGGTCGAGGCCGCGGCGGCCCGCGACACGCGCATCCGCCTGGTCGGTCATGTTCCGGCGCAGGACGTCGTGCAGGCGATGCAGCGTGCGCGGCTGCTGGTTGCGCCGTCGGTCTGGTACGAGGGCGCGCCCGTGGTGTTCGCCGAGGCGGCAGCGACCGGGCTTCCAATCGTCAGCACACGCATCGGTGCCATTCCCGAGAGCGTGGAGGACGGCGTGAGCGGCGTCCTGGTCCCGCCGCGCGATGCGCAGGCGCTCGCCGACGCCGTCGCGCAGCTCTGGGCGGACACGGCAAGGCGAGTGCAGATGCAGCGCGCGGCGCGACGTCGCTTCGAGGAGCGCATGTCGGCAGGTGCGGCCTATGCACGGCTCGCCGCGATCTACGAACAGGTGTCGGAGGGGAAGCATTGA
- a CDS encoding glycosyltransferase family 4 protein encodes MVPVTAGLRVALLTNFVPPYRLPLLEAMRERVGALRVLISTPMERNRGWRPDWGDLDVVVQRGLSFTRQWRNGSFSEPLELHVPLDTIPRLRAFRPDVIVTGEMGARTTQAMLYGRATGTPVHIWATLTEHLELQRDAARQALRQWLLRRADGVIVNGASGASYIRRFAVPDERIAIVPQTTAIGRFLDVPLQRSDPDARRLLVVGRLTAGKGVERLLHALAAVGWACPQREIEMLVVGDGPERSSLQSVPLPANVHVGWTGHLEYDALPRCYARAGILAFPTLGDEWGMVVNEALAAGLPVLGSRYSQAVEELVRDGVNGWTFAADSHDELVSALERALATTPAQLAAMRAAARASIAQLTPDSIAERFIAAVGGGG; translated from the coding sequence ATGGTCCCGGTGACGGCCGGTCTCCGGGTCGCACTGCTCACGAACTTCGTTCCGCCCTACCGGCTGCCGCTGCTCGAGGCCATGCGCGAGCGCGTCGGCGCACTGCGCGTGCTGATCTCGACGCCCATGGAGCGCAACCGGGGGTGGCGGCCGGACTGGGGCGATCTCGACGTCGTGGTTCAGCGCGGGCTGTCGTTCACGCGGCAATGGCGCAACGGCAGCTTTTCCGAGCCGCTCGAGCTGCACGTACCGCTGGACACGATCCCGCGCCTGCGCGCGTTCCGGCCGGACGTGATCGTGACCGGGGAGATGGGCGCGCGCACCACGCAGGCGATGCTGTACGGTCGCGCGACCGGCACACCGGTCCACATCTGGGCGACGCTCACCGAGCACCTCGAGCTGCAGCGCGACGCGGCACGCCAGGCACTTCGGCAGTGGCTGCTCCGGCGCGCCGACGGCGTCATCGTCAACGGTGCGAGTGGCGCGTCGTACATCCGGCGCTTTGCGGTGCCCGACGAGCGGATCGCGATCGTGCCGCAGACCACCGCGATCGGGCGCTTCCTCGACGTGCCGCTGCAGCGCAGCGACCCGGATGCGCGCCGGCTGCTCGTGGTCGGCCGGCTGACGGCCGGCAAGGGGGTGGAGCGCCTGCTGCACGCGCTCGCGGCCGTCGGCTGGGCGTGCCCGCAGCGCGAGATCGAGATGCTGGTGGTGGGCGACGGGCCCGAGCGGAGCAGCCTGCAGTCCGTGCCGCTGCCCGCGAACGTGCACGTCGGCTGGACCGGCCATCTCGAGTATGACGCGCTGCCGCGCTGCTACGCGCGCGCCGGCATCCTCGCGTTTCCGACGCTCGGCGACGAATGGGGCATGGTGGTGAACGAGGCACTGGCAGCAGGGTTGCCCGTGCTCGGCAGCCGCTACAGCCAGGCGGTGGAGGAGCTGGTTCGCGACGGCGTGAACGGCTGGACGTTCGCGGCGGATTCGCACGACGAGCTGGTGAGCGCGCTGGAGCGTGCGCTCGCGACGACGCCGGCACAGCTCGCCGCCATGCGCGCGGCAGCGCGTGCGTCGATCGCGCAGCTGACGCCGGACAGCATTGCGGAGCGCTTCATCGCGGCGGTGGGCGGCGGTGGTTGA
- a CDS encoding glycosyltransferase produces the protein MTRSSTGGLRLSVLITNYNYGRFLDECIASVRSQTRAADQIVVVDDGSTDGSRERLAVEPGVDVVLQEQRGQAGAIDAAVAASDGDLLFLLDADDVFLPHKLERIARIFEQMPDVEWLRHPLELVDTQLQALGVRVPPVHRSGRIPPHRGMIAERVVTAATSGVVLRRSLAQRVFPLVRAQDDEAPFRLARDADALLLGRIAQAGAHGYTLNEVLTHYRRHEQQMFPKAADLRVLLERQIRVADAIAHELGFANGDGREPSQSQKHRMILATLDGAPAFAARRSRAWLAGARSIAAALWDRPLAAARQLGALTFAWVAPRTWLRRFHRGQAWSR, from the coding sequence ATGACCAGGAGCAGCACCGGCGGACTGAGGCTGTCCGTCCTCATCACGAACTACAACTACGGGCGCTTCCTGGACGAGTGCATCGCGAGTGTGCGCTCGCAGACGCGCGCAGCGGACCAGATCGTGGTGGTCGACGACGGCTCGACGGACGGCTCGCGCGAGCGGCTCGCCGTGGAGCCGGGCGTGGACGTCGTGCTGCAGGAGCAACGCGGACAGGCCGGTGCGATCGACGCGGCCGTGGCAGCGAGCGACGGCGACCTGCTCTTCCTGCTCGATGCCGACGACGTGTTCCTGCCGCACAAGCTGGAGCGCATTGCCAGGATCTTCGAGCAGATGCCCGACGTCGAGTGGCTGCGTCATCCGCTCGAGCTGGTCGACACGCAGCTGCAGGCGCTCGGCGTGCGCGTTCCGCCGGTGCATCGCAGCGGACGGATCCCGCCGCACCGCGGCATGATCGCGGAGCGCGTCGTGACGGCTGCGACGTCGGGCGTCGTGCTGCGACGCTCACTCGCGCAGCGCGTGTTCCCGCTGGTGCGCGCGCAGGACGACGAGGCGCCGTTCCGGCTGGCACGCGACGCGGACGCACTGCTGCTCGGGCGCATCGCGCAGGCCGGCGCACACGGCTACACGCTGAACGAAGTGCTCACGCATTACCGGCGGCACGAGCAGCAGATGTTTCCCAAGGCCGCTGATCTCAGGGTGCTGCTGGAGCGCCAGATCCGGGTTGCGGACGCAATCGCGCACGAGCTGGGCTTCGCCAACGGCGACGGACGCGAGCCGTCGCAGTCGCAGAAGCACCGGATGATCCTGGCCACGCTGGATGGCGCGCCCGCGTTCGCTGCGCGCCGCAGCCGCGCGTGGCTTGCGGGTGCACGCTCCATCGCGGCGGCGCTCTGGGATCGTCCACTCGCCGCCGCCCGCCAGCTCGGGGCGCTCACGTTCGCCTGGGTCGCGCCGCGCACCTGGCTGCGGCGCTTTCATCGCGGGCAGGCATGGTCCCGGTGA
- a CDS encoding oligosaccharide flippase family protein — protein sequence MSEGSLRERVLRGGAYLTVRHGLGTVINVAAVLLLTRIVGPGEYGLYAAAIGAFTAVQLASQLGLNVFLLRSEEEPGLLLYHQAAMVLLASGLLLGGIGVLLAPLIEDVTRLAGLAPLVAVTFVALPVSNLALVPMARMERELEYRSVTWAELVAQLVFVAVGAPLAFLGWGAWAPLLGWWAQQLAHCLLYHRIAQYRPGWHYDPALIRRMLHHGVGYSASLWLWQLRRLVNPFVVGRFLGAEAVAFVAVATQIVTHLSFVANATWRLGTSALARVRHDAERTMKAINEGMPLQILVVAPFLVAFGLVAQWAVPALLGRDWTTLARVYPYIAVAYTTIAAFNLHCSALYVRGLHARISIYHVAHVVLLLGAALLLVPRFGLIGYGYAELINLASFLVLHLVVARDIGDASYGAMLPLWAATALLLFHQQLGVLAFTGALLLVLWSRPWRAVRGVMAGLRGAYAFE from the coding sequence ATGAGCGAAGGCTCACTGCGCGAGCGGGTGCTGCGTGGCGGTGCCTACCTGACGGTGCGTCACGGGTTGGGGACCGTGATCAACGTCGCGGCCGTGCTGCTGCTCACGCGGATCGTCGGGCCGGGCGAGTACGGCCTGTACGCCGCGGCGATCGGCGCGTTCACCGCCGTGCAGCTCGCGTCACAGCTCGGCCTGAACGTGTTCCTCCTGCGCAGCGAGGAGGAGCCCGGCCTGTTGCTGTATCACCAGGCCGCCATGGTGCTGCTGGCGTCCGGGCTGCTGCTCGGCGGCATCGGCGTGCTGCTGGCGCCGCTGATCGAGGACGTCACGCGGCTCGCCGGCCTGGCGCCGCTCGTCGCGGTCACGTTCGTCGCGCTGCCCGTGTCGAACCTCGCGCTGGTGCCGATGGCGCGCATGGAGCGCGAGCTCGAGTACCGTTCGGTGACGTGGGCCGAGCTGGTCGCGCAGCTCGTGTTCGTGGCGGTCGGTGCGCCCCTCGCGTTTCTCGGCTGGGGCGCCTGGGCGCCGCTGCTCGGCTGGTGGGCGCAGCAGCTCGCGCACTGCCTGCTCTACCATCGGATTGCGCAGTACCGGCCCGGCTGGCACTATGACCCCGCGCTGATCCGGCGGATGCTGCACCACGGCGTGGGCTACTCCGCGTCGCTGTGGCTCTGGCAGCTCCGGCGCCTGGTGAACCCGTTCGTGGTGGGACGCTTCCTGGGCGCGGAAGCGGTCGCGTTCGTCGCCGTCGCGACGCAGATCGTGACGCACCTCAGCTTCGTAGCGAACGCGACGTGGCGACTGGGCACGTCCGCGCTGGCGCGCGTGCGCCACGACGCGGAGCGGACGATGAAGGCGATCAACGAGGGCATGCCGCTGCAGATCCTCGTGGTCGCACCATTCCTGGTCGCGTTCGGCCTCGTGGCGCAGTGGGCCGTCCCCGCGCTGCTCGGCCGGGACTGGACCACGCTCGCGCGCGTCTACCCGTACATCGCGGTCGCGTACACGACCATTGCCGCGTTCAACCTGCACTGCTCCGCGCTCTACGTGCGCGGGCTGCACGCGCGCATCTCGATCTACCACGTCGCGCACGTCGTGCTGCTGCTGGGCGCGGCGCTGCTGCTCGTGCCGCGCTTCGGCCTGATCGGCTACGGCTATGCGGAGCTGATCAACCTGGCGAGCTTCCTGGTGCTGCACCTGGTCGTCGCGCGCGACATCGGCGATGCGTCCTACGGCGCGATGCTGCCGCTCTGGGCTGCGACTGCGCTGCTGCTCTTCCACCAGCAGCTCGGCGTGCTGGCCTTCACGGGCGCGCTGCTGCTCGTGCTCTGGTCGCGGCCCTGGCGCGCGGTGCGCGGCGTGATGGCGGGGCTGCGGGGCGCATACGCCTTCGAATGA
- a CDS encoding O-antigen ligase family protein, which translates to MTAHTDVLTSRPAAAAGRPAGVLTALAILFAALLAASGTGPLSVALLPFVAAILFALLGQAVPWLWLLVAFSGVGLTWVDGSVSLGAWDINIPGLQWGFTFLMGLLLLVLLPRTGEKWPLLFRAYAVFIGVAALWVLRSPSLFHAVKHVVQYATPLVFGLVVLRVARDSTSVRWLRGSLWAAFAIAAVVGVASLAWSETSGSHAGLQGALGNRTFALFLIPIYALALAAWRVRGPAYALIAAGAFLLIVLTLSRTVLAVCVGLLGIAFLWRASWRTRITGVLLAAAAGALLLTLEPIRERMFDPDTLRSGRLTDVGVEGTGRSAQLSLGGISTSGRGLLWLQTWRHAVQSPLTGHGTGSAEAYLATELQFVTALPHNDYLRVFHDSGVIGLAVLIAMGAVGLVWLRRLQLRSRTRLGQELGLAAFMTWLAYLLVAVTDNILVYTSFFTQNMFLLIGLAWIVIEQEPQSAAEPVQA; encoded by the coding sequence GTGACGGCGCACACTGACGTCCTGACATCCCGACCGGCAGCCGCCGCCGGCCGACCGGCGGGTGTGCTGACTGCCCTGGCCATCCTGTTCGCCGCGCTGCTGGCGGCGAGCGGAACGGGCCCGCTCAGTGTAGCCCTGCTCCCCTTTGTCGCCGCGATCCTGTTCGCGCTGCTCGGCCAGGCGGTGCCGTGGCTGTGGCTGCTGGTCGCCTTTTCGGGGGTCGGCCTGACCTGGGTCGATGGTTCCGTGTCGCTGGGCGCCTGGGACATCAACATCCCCGGCCTGCAGTGGGGCTTCACGTTCCTGATGGGGCTGCTGCTGCTGGTCCTGCTGCCGCGCACGGGGGAGAAGTGGCCACTGCTCTTCCGCGCGTACGCCGTCTTCATCGGCGTCGCAGCGCTGTGGGTCCTCCGTTCGCCGAGCCTGTTCCACGCGGTCAAGCACGTGGTGCAGTATGCGACGCCACTGGTCTTCGGACTCGTGGTGCTGCGCGTTGCGCGCGACTCGACCAGCGTCCGCTGGCTGCGCGGCTCGCTCTGGGCGGCGTTCGCGATCGCGGCAGTGGTCGGTGTCGCATCGCTGGCGTGGTCGGAGACCAGCGGGTCGCACGCGGGGCTGCAGGGTGCGCTTGGCAACCGCACGTTCGCGCTCTTCCTGATCCCGATCTACGCGCTGGCGCTCGCGGCGTGGCGCGTCCGCGGGCCCGCATACGCGCTGATTGCCGCGGGCGCGTTCCTGCTGATCGTGCTGACGCTTTCGCGAACGGTGCTGGCGGTGTGCGTCGGGCTGCTCGGCATCGCGTTCCTGTGGCGCGCGAGCTGGCGCACCCGGATCACGGGTGTGCTGCTGGCCGCCGCCGCAGGCGCGCTGCTGCTGACGCTGGAGCCGATCCGCGAGCGCATGTTCGATCCGGACACGCTGCGCAGCGGCCGGCTCACGGACGTGGGCGTGGAGGGCACCGGCCGCTCGGCACAGCTCAGCCTGGGCGGCATCTCCACGAGCGGTCGCGGCCTGCTCTGGCTGCAGACGTGGCGCCATGCGGTGCAGTCGCCGCTGACGGGGCACGGCACGGGCTCGGCCGAGGCGTACCTCGCGACCGAGCTGCAGTTCGTGACCGCACTGCCGCACAATGACTACCTGCGCGTCTTCCACGATTCGGGCGTGATCGGGCTGGCGGTGCTGATCGCGATGGGCGCCGTCGGGCTGGTCTGGCTGCGGCGGCTGCAGCTGCGCAGTCGCACGCGCCTCGGGCAGGAGCTGGGGCTGGCCGCGTTCATGACCTGGCTCGCGTACCTGCTGGTCGCGGTGACCGACAATATCCTGGTCTACACCTCGTTCTTCACGCAGAACATGTTTCTGCTGATCGGCCTCGCCTGGATCGTGATCGAACAGGAACCGCAGTCGGCGGCGGAGCCCGTGCAGGCATGA
- a CDS encoding sugar transferase, producing the protein MTQGAFEEVREPAAARAPRPVHLKPYDIRQDQERATRRHLAARTRRLLRVTTLLALDSAIALATLFLAIDGLNGTVVAALLPVAMLSLLAMNAYGAGVSRADGYARLLAILMTAIVVLVQARLLEALQPIGTERLLFWLAVFYAGLEIERAIVGYVITVLRRHNHLLRPALVIGTSDEADAVREQLAEIPFNDLQVVGHVLPLGTEEPGALGRLELLEHVIDTNDVRVVVMADSVPAPLLGRLTTRVFQSGASVLALPSLAAREAAIRAGVPTLTPAPLEYAPAELPLPQLGVKRGMDLVLTVMVLLALSPLLLLIAFAIMLDSPGPVLFRQTRVGLGGRAFEIYKFRTMVVDAEARQPALAHLNQYSDARLFKIVDDPRITRVGRWLRRSSLDELPQLFNVLKGEMSLVGPRPPLPTEVAGYSPDHFVRLSVMPGVTGPWQANGRNNVRSFDEVVRMEHDYIRNWSLALDLRILWRTVGAVVRGDGAH; encoded by the coding sequence GTGACGCAAGGCGCCTTCGAGGAAGTTCGCGAGCCGGCCGCCGCGCGTGCGCCGCGGCCGGTGCACTTGAAGCCGTACGACATCCGCCAGGACCAGGAACGCGCCACGCGCCGGCACCTTGCAGCCCGCACTCGCCGGCTGCTGCGCGTCACCACCCTTCTCGCCCTCGACAGCGCGATCGCGCTGGCCACGCTGTTCCTTGCCATCGACGGCCTGAACGGCACGGTCGTCGCCGCACTGCTGCCGGTCGCGATGCTGAGCCTGCTCGCGATGAACGCGTACGGCGCGGGTGTCAGCCGCGCGGACGGTTACGCGCGCCTGCTCGCGATCCTGATGACGGCCATCGTCGTGCTGGTGCAGGCGCGGCTGCTCGAGGCGCTGCAGCCGATCGGCACGGAGCGCCTGCTCTTCTGGCTCGCGGTGTTCTACGCGGGGCTGGAGATCGAGCGCGCGATCGTCGGCTACGTCATCACCGTCCTGCGGCGGCACAACCACCTGCTCCGCCCGGCACTCGTGATCGGCACGAGCGACGAGGCGGACGCGGTGCGCGAGCAGCTCGCGGAGATCCCGTTCAACGACCTGCAGGTGGTGGGGCACGTGCTGCCGCTTGGCACCGAGGAGCCGGGCGCGCTCGGGCGGCTGGAACTGCTGGAGCACGTGATCGACACCAACGACGTGCGCGTGGTGGTCATGGCCGACAGCGTGCCGGCGCCGCTGCTCGGCCGATTGACGACGCGCGTGTTCCAGTCCGGCGCCTCCGTGCTCGCACTGCCGTCGCTGGCCGCACGCGAGGCCGCAATCCGGGCGGGTGTGCCGACGCTCACGCCGGCGCCGCTGGAGTACGCGCCGGCGGAACTGCCGCTGCCGCAGCTGGGCGTGAAGCGGGGGATGGACCTGGTGCTCACGGTGATGGTGCTGCTCGCGCTTTCGCCGCTGCTGCTGCTGATCGCGTTCGCGATCATGCTCGACTCGCCCGGGCCGGTGCTGTTCCGGCAGACGCGGGTGGGCCTGGGCGGGCGCGCGTTCGAGATCTACAAGTTCCGCACGATGGTCGTCGATGCGGAAGCGCGGCAGCCGGCGCTGGCGCACCTGAACCAGTACAGCGACGCACGGCTCTTCAAGATCGTCGACGATCCGCGCATCACGCGGGTCGGGCGCTGGCTGCGCCGGTCGAGCCTGGACGAGCTGCCGCAGCTGTTCAACGTGCTGAAGGGCGAGATGAGCCTGGTCGGCCCGCGCCCGCCGCTGCCGACCGAAGTGGCCGGCTACTCGCCCGACCATTTCGTGCGCCTGAGCGTCATGCCGGGAGTGACCGGCCCGTGGCAGGCGAACGGCCGCAACAACGTGCGCAGCTTCGACGAAGTCGTGCGCATGGAGCACGACTACATCCGCAACTGGTCGCTCGCGCTGGACCTGCGCATTCTCTGGCGCACGGTTGGTGCGGTGGTGCGGGGTGACGGCGCACACTGA
- a CDS encoding SLBB domain-containing protein encodes MNRLIRRLCTVGATGCEERTSPGAPHGAGHAPLRLSVRGAVRLSARGPVRLLLLVCLLGLGGALVPADASAQVPRDTAAIRRAVEQRFGRGVSMEEVLKRLRASGITREQMRAQLRSMGLDPALADTYFDAMGSGGSAFGAADMDFVYALQQMGLLEEGLPQDTVVMLPADTMTPEREVATDSAAGELPLFGQAFFREGSIGVDPMVMGPVDRDYVVGPGDVVTLILTGAVELAYGLTVGRDGTVVIPEVGQVFVSGMTLDQVEARLMPALQRVYSDVGRGPESLTQASVSLGRVRAVQVYVSGDVARPGSYTISALATVMDVLQQAGGPTRSGSFRNVQVRRRGMPAASVDLYDYLVRGDGSHDARVQQGDVVFVPPAGPQVAIEGAVRRPAVYEMLPGEDLVTALEYAGGILPEAAARQVRIERILHPAQRQPGVDRVVLTADLVAIAQGTQPAPSLAGGDEIVVPGISDERRRFVGLHGAVNRPGQYAWEPGLDLARLLEAAQGTGERAFLERVHVYRTVAGEPNRLLYSVDLREPEAFTFRLAERDSVVVYARDSLAVAQWVRVSGRVKRPGTYPYARGMTPVDLIVAAGGYADGAYRDSLDVVRQAGSQGDTTVHVWRVPVTGAPAGSNGDVPAAGAVAEGLTLRPDDEVHVLSDPTHLVPRSVIVTGEVGMPGPYPLVGKVERLSEVLARAGGTRESAYVPGIRVYRDGELVSTDIREALAERDSPANLPMMDGDSIHVPRFDPTIRVTGAVMYEGWVAYERGKDLEYYIRQAGGYAANADETRVAITGPDGRRQTVARGLLRGTPVPPAGSEIYVPELVAGQRTGMSWGDVLTRTVGIASTIATLIFAVQQLR; translated from the coding sequence ATGAACCGACTGATCCGCCGGTTGTGCACTGTGGGCGCGACCGGCTGTGAGGAGCGCACATCACCGGGGGCACCGCATGGCGCCGGGCACGCGCCGTTGCGCCTGTCGGTGCGCGGCGCCGTGCGCCTGTCGGCGCGCGGACCGGTGCGACTGCTGCTTCTCGTGTGCCTGCTCGGCCTGGGTGGCGCCCTGGTGCCCGCGGATGCCTCCGCCCAGGTCCCGCGCGACACGGCGGCGATCCGGCGTGCCGTGGAGCAGCGCTTCGGGCGCGGCGTGTCGATGGAGGAGGTGCTGAAGCGGCTGCGTGCGTCGGGCATCACGCGGGAGCAGATGCGGGCGCAGCTCCGCTCGATGGGCCTGGATCCGGCGCTGGCGGACACCTACTTCGACGCGATGGGGAGCGGCGGCAGCGCCTTTGGCGCGGCGGACATGGACTTCGTCTATGCGCTGCAGCAGATGGGGCTGCTGGAGGAGGGGCTGCCGCAGGACACGGTCGTGATGCTGCCCGCCGACACCATGACGCCGGAGCGCGAGGTCGCGACCGATTCCGCGGCGGGCGAGCTGCCGCTGTTCGGGCAGGCGTTCTTCCGCGAGGGCAGCATCGGCGTCGACCCCATGGTGATGGGTCCGGTGGATCGGGACTACGTGGTCGGTCCGGGCGACGTCGTGACACTGATCCTGACGGGCGCGGTCGAGCTTGCCTACGGCCTCACGGTCGGGCGCGACGGCACGGTCGTGATCCCGGAGGTCGGGCAGGTCTTCGTTTCGGGGATGACGCTGGACCAGGTGGAAGCGCGGCTCATGCCGGCGCTGCAGCGCGTGTACAGCGACGTCGGGCGCGGCCCCGAGTCGCTGACGCAGGCGAGCGTGTCGCTGGGCCGGGTGCGGGCGGTGCAGGTGTACGTGAGCGGCGACGTCGCACGGCCGGGCTCCTACACGATCAGTGCGCTGGCCACGGTGATGGACGTGCTGCAGCAGGCGGGCGGTCCCACGCGCTCCGGCTCGTTCCGCAACGTGCAGGTGCGGCGGCGCGGCATGCCGGCGGCCTCCGTGGACCTGTACGACTATCTCGTGCGCGGTGACGGCAGCCATGACGCCCGGGTGCAGCAGGGCGACGTCGTGTTCGTGCCGCCGGCGGGGCCGCAGGTCGCGATCGAGGGCGCCGTGCGCCGGCCCGCGGTCTACGAGATGCTGCCCGGCGAGGACCTGGTGACGGCGCTGGAGTATGCGGGCGGGATTCTGCCGGAAGCGGCGGCGCGGCAGGTCCGGATCGAGCGGATCCTGCACCCCGCGCAGCGGCAGCCGGGCGTGGACCGCGTGGTGCTGACGGCGGACCTGGTCGCGATCGCACAGGGCACCCAGCCGGCGCCGTCGCTGGCCGGTGGTGACGAGATCGTGGTGCCGGGCATCTCCGACGAGCGGCGTCGGTTCGTGGGGCTGCATGGCGCCGTGAACCGGCCCGGCCAGTACGCCTGGGAGCCGGGTCTCGACCTGGCCCGGCTGCTGGAAGCGGCGCAGGGCACGGGCGAGCGCGCCTTCCTGGAGCGCGTGCACGTGTACCGCACGGTGGCGGGCGAGCCGAACCGTCTCCTGTACAGCGTGGACCTGCGCGAGCCGGAGGCGTTCACGTTCCGGCTGGCCGAGCGCGACTCGGTCGTCGTGTACGCGCGCGACTCGCTGGCGGTCGCGCAGTGGGTGCGTGTCAGCGGTCGCGTGAAGCGGCCGGGCACGTACCCGTACGCGCGCGGCATGACGCCCGTCGACCTGATCGTTGCCGCGGGCGGCTACGCCGATGGTGCGTACCGCGACTCGCTGGACGTGGTGCGCCAGGCCGGTTCGCAGGGGGACACGACCGTGCACGTCTGGCGCGTGCCGGTGACCGGAGCACCGGCGGGCAGCAACGGGGACGTGCCCGCTGCGGGCGCGGTCGCGGAGGGGCTGACGCTGCGGCCGGACGACGAGGTGCACGTGCTGAGCGACCCGACGCACCTGGTGCCGCGCAGTGTCATCGTCACGGGGGAGGTCGGGATGCCGGGGCCGTACCCGCTGGTCGGCAAGGTGGAGCGGTTGAGCGAGGTGCTCGCGCGCGCCGGCGGCACGCGCGAGTCCGCGTACGTGCCCGGGATCCGCGTGTACCGGGACGGCGAGCTGGTCTCGACGGACATCCGCGAGGCGCTGGCGGAGCGGGACTCGCCCGCGAACCTGCCGATGATGGACGGCGACAGCATCCATGTGCCGCGCTTCGACCCGACGATCCGGGTCACGGGCGCGGTGATGTACGAGGGGTGGGTCGCGTACGAGCGGGGCAAGGACCTGGAATACTACATCCGGCAGGCGGGCGGCTATGCCGCGAATGCCGATGAAACCCGCGTCGCGATCACGGGCCCGGACGGGCGGAGGCAGACCGTGGCACGCGGGCTGCTACGTGGCACTCCCGTGCCGCCGGCGGGAAGCGAGATCTACGTACCCGAGCTGGTGGCGGGGCAGCGGACCGGGATGAGCTGGGGGGACGTGCTGACGAGAACCGTCGGAATCGCCAGCACGATCGCTACCCTCATCTTCGCCGTGCAGCAGCTGAGGTAG
- a CDS encoding UpxY family transcription antiterminator has translation MEAGKALAWRQLAEPRWYACYTRGRAEKKVGALLPRLGIETYLPLVPRERSWADRMKQVDWPLFPSYVFARFPLESVSTVLRTPGISTIVRLGGEYVPIDDSEIDNIRRFADALARRGWDAVEPVTYIGAGDRVRVIDGPFSGVEGIVVRRRRRDRLVVGLGAIRQGFEVDIPARQLKVLP, from the coding sequence GTGGAGGCAGGCAAGGCGCTCGCCTGGAGGCAGCTCGCGGAGCCGCGCTGGTATGCCTGCTATACGCGCGGGCGGGCCGAAAAGAAGGTGGGCGCGCTGCTGCCGCGCCTGGGCATCGAGACGTATCTGCCGCTGGTGCCGCGCGAGCGGAGCTGGGCGGACCGGATGAAGCAGGTGGACTGGCCGCTCTTTCCGAGCTACGTGTTCGCCCGCTTTCCGCTGGAATCGGTGAGTACCGTGCTGCGGACGCCGGGCATCTCGACGATCGTGCGGCTGGGCGGTGAGTACGTGCCGATCGACGACTCGGAGATCGACAACATCCGGCGGTTCGCGGATGCGCTGGCCCGGCGGGGCTGGGACGCGGTCGAGCCGGTGACCTACATCGGGGCGGGGGATCGGGTGCGGGTGATCGACGGTCCGTTCAGCGGGGTCGAGGGGATCGTGGTGCGGCGGCGCAGGCGGGACCGGCTCGTCGTCGGGCTCGGCGCGATCCGCCAGGGCTTCGAAGTGGACATTCCTGCCAGACAATTGAAGGTTCTTCCTTGA